In Kaistia defluvii, the sequence CCGGCGACCAGCGCCGGCCAGCGCAGCAGCTTGCCGCCCGGGAAACGCGGGCAGGGGAGCGCGGCAAAGGCGTCGAGCTTGCCGGGATTGCCGAGAATGGCCTCGGCGAGAATCTTGCCGCCGAACGGCGCCAGCGCCACGCCCTGGCCGGAATAGCCGGATGCCGCGTAGACGCCGCGGCGCACCTTGCGCAGGAAGGGCAGACGATTGACCGTGACAGCGAGCGTGCCGCCCCAGGCATGGTCGATCCGCGTCCGCGCCAGCTGCGGGTAGATCTTCAGCAGATGCCGGCGCACGAAAGCGAAGATGTCGGTCGGGTCGGTCCGCGAATAGGTCTCGCCGCCGCCGAACAGGATGCGGCCGTCGGGCGTGGGGCGCCAGTAATAGACGACGAAGCGCGAATCCGAGACGGCCTCGCCGCCGGGAATGAGCCCGCCCGCGCCACCCGCGCCGATCGGCTCGGTGGTGAGGATGAAGTTCTTGATCGGCATCGCCCGGGTTTCGACCTCCTGGTCGATGCCGTCGAGCAGGCCGTTGCCGGCGAGAATGACGGTTTCGGCGCGAACGCGGCCGCGCGGTGTCTCGAGGACAGGCGTCGCGCCATCGATGAGCCGGGTCGCCGCCGTGCCCTCATGGATGCGGGCGCCGGCCTTCGCGGCGGCGCGCGCCAGCCCTTGCGCGAATTTGAGCGGGTGCAGGTGGCCGGCGGTGCGGTCGAGGCGGCCGCCGAAATAGCTGTCCGTGCCGATCATCGGCGCCAGTTGCTTGCGGTCGATCCATTCGGCCGGCGCATAGCCGTAATCGCGGTTCAGCTTGTCGACATAGTGCCGTTCTTCGTCGACGAGGCGCTGCTTGTGCACCGTCTCGATCAGGCCCGGCCGCCATTCGGCGTCGATCTTGTGCTTGGCGATCAGGTGATGGACGAGCGCCTTCGCCTCTTCCGCCAGGTCCCACAATTCATGCGCCGCCCCCTTGCCGAGGCGCTTCTCCAGAAAATCCTGGTCGCGGCGCTGGCCGGTATGCAACTGGCCGCCATTGCGCCCCGAAGCGCCCCAGCCGACCTTCTCGGCCTCGATCAGGATTGTGTCGATGCCGGCCTCTGCCAGATGCAGCGCGGCCGACAGGCCGGTATAGCCGCCGCCGACAATGACGACGTCGGCGCTGGTGTCGCCGTCGAGCGGCGGGAAGGCGAGCGTCGGGTCGGCCGTTTCAGCATACCAGGAGGGAGCATGCAGCTTGTTCATGCGCGCCTCACAGCAGGCCCAGCCGTTTCAATTCGGCCTGTGTGTCGTCAAGTGTCTTGCGGGCCGAGGCGAGCAACTGGTCGGCCTCGTCATGGGAAAGCGTCAGCGGCGGCGCGATGATCAGGCTGTCGCGAACCGCGCGCATGACGAGGTTGTTGGCCAGCGAGATGTCGCGGGCAATCGTGCCGACCTTGCCGGTATCGGCGAATTTCGCCGCCCGCGATGGCTTTTTCGGCACCAGCTCGATGGCGCCCATCAGGCCGGTCATGCGCGCTTCGCCGACCAGCGGATGATCGCCGAGCGCCCGCCAGCCTTGCTGGAGGTAGGGGCCGATATCGTCGCGCACCCGATCGACCAGCTTCTCGTCCTCGATGATGCGGAGGTTTTCGAGCGCTGCGGCCGCGGTGACGGGATGCGCCGAATAGGTGAAGCCGTGGTGGAACTCGCCGGCGTCATACAGCACGTCCGCGACCTTGTCGGAGACCATGACGCCGCCGATCGGCAGATAGCCCGACGAGATGCCTTTGGCGATCGACATCAGGTCCGGTTCGATCCCGAAGGTTTCGGAGCCGAACCAGTTGCCGGTGCGGCCGAAGCCGGTGATGACCTCGTCGGCGACCAGCAGGATGTCGCGCTGCGCAAGAATGCGCTTCACTTCCGGCCAATAGGTGGCGGGTGGGATGATGACGCCGCCGGCGCCCTGGATCGGCTCGGCGACGAAGGCGGCGATATTGTCTTCGCCGATTTCGTCGATCGCCTTTTCCAGCTCGCGCGCGGCAAAGTTGCCGAACTCGGCCTCGCTCATCTCGCCGCCCTCGCCGAACCAGTAGGGCTGGGCGATGTGGTGGATGCCTGGGATTGGCAACCCGCCCTGGCTATGGATCGAGGTCATGCCGCCGAGGCTGCCGCCGCCCATGGTCGAGCCGTGATAGGCATTTTTCCGTGCGATCAGCACCGTCTTGTTCGGCTGGCCGAGGCTCGCCCAATAGTGGCGGACCATGCGGATGACGGTGTCGTTGGCCTCCGAACCGGAGCCGACGAAGAAGACCCGGTTGAACTGCGGCGGGGTGATTTCGGCGAGCTTTTCGGCCAGCGCGATCGCCGGCGGATGGGTCGATTTGAAGAACGTGTTGTAGAACGAGAAATCCGCCATCTGCCGCTGCACGGCCTCGGCGATTTCCTTGCGGCCGTGGCCGATATTCACGCACCAGAGCCCGGACATGCCGTCGAGGATCCGGTTGCCCTCCGAATCCCAGATCCAGGAGCCTTCGGCCCGGACGATCACCCGGCTGCCCTCGGCGTTCAGGCTCTTCATGTCGGAAAAGGCATGGATGTGGTGCGCCGCGTCGCGGGCGCGGTAGTCGGCAGTCGCGTTGGATGGCTTCGTCATGAGCAGGTCCGGTTGCGCTGTTTCGGCGTCGGCAGGCACGCCAGCCTGTACTTCACCTCTCCCTGAGGGAGAGGTCGGCTCGAAGAGCCGGGTGAGGGTTTACGGCCTTTCCGGATGGTTCCCTAACCCCTCACCCGCCGGCCTCCGGCCGTCGACCTCTCCCTCAGGGAGAGGTGAAGGGTAGGGTCCTTTCCAGATCGGCTTTCCCTCTTCCGGAGTCGCCCGGCACTAGACGTTCAGCAGCAGGAATTCCCGCTCCCACGGGCTGATCACCTGCATGAAGGTCTCGTATTCCGCCCGCTTGATGGCGCCATAGGTGGCGACGAAGCGCTCGCCGAAGATCTCGGCCAGTTCTTCCTGTTCCTCGAACAGGGCGACGGCTTCGAGCAGGCCGCGCGGCAGGTCGATCTCGTTCGAATTGGCGGAGCCGGACACCGGGTCCCCGACCTTCAGCCCTTCGACCAGGCCGAGATAGCCGCAGGCGAGCGACGCGGCGATCGCCAGATAGGGATTGGCGTCGGAGGAGGGCAGGCGGTTTTCGAGGCGCCGTCCCGCCGGATTGGAGTTCGGCACACGCAGGCCGACGGTGCGGTTGTCATAGCCCCATTGCGTGTTGACTGGCGCGGAGGACGAACGCACCAGCCGGCGATAGGAGTTCACATAGGGCGCCAGCATGCAGAGCACGGCCGGCAGGTATTTCTGCGATCCGCCGATGAAGGCGAAGAACTTGGAGGTCGGGTCCCCGTCGGCGTCGGAAAAGATGTTCTTGCCCGTCTCGACGTCGATCACCGACTGGTGGATGTGCATGGCCGAACCGGGCTCGCGCGACATCGGCTTGGCCATGAAGGTGGCGTACATGTCATGCCGCAGCGCCGCCTCGCGGATCGTCCGCTTGAACAGGAACACCTGGTCGGCCAGCGCCAGCGGGTCACCGTGCAGGAGATTGATCTCCATCTGCGCGGCGCCTTCCTCGTGGATCAGCGTGTCGATCTCGAGGCCCTGCTGCTCGGAGAAGTCATAGATGTCGTCGAACAGGTCGTCGAATTCGTTGATCGCGGCGATCGAATAGGATTGCCGAGCGGCTTCGGGCCGGCCGGACCGGCCGGTCGGCGGCTCCAGCTGGTAGTCGGGATCGGTGTTCGGCTTGACCAGGTAGAATTCGAGCTCCGGCGCCACCACCGGCCGCCAGCCCTGATGCGCATAGAGCTCGACGATGCGGCGCAGCACCTGGCGCGGCGCGGTCTCGACCGAGCGGCCGTCGCGGTGGTAGCCGTCATGGATGACCTGGGCGGTCGGATCGGCCTCCCACGGCACGACGCAGAGCGTCGACAGGTCCGGCTCGAACATCACGTCCTGGTCGGCTGCGTCGCTCTCGAAGCGGTCGTCATCGTCGGGATAGTCGCCCGTGATGGTCTGGGTCAGGATCGATCCGGGCATCGACATGGTCGGGCCGGCAAGAAACTTCTGCACCGGCATCATCTTGCCGCGCGCAACGCCTGCCTGGTCGGGCACGACGCATTCGATGTCCTCGATGCCGCGCGCCTTGAGCCAGTCCCGGGCCTCGTCCAGCGACTTGACGCCGCGGACATCACCCTCGATGCCCTTGGTGCCCTTCTTCCGTTTTGCCACGATTTCCCCTCGGCTTGCAGGCGACTGTCTCCGGAGTGTCGCCATGGCTGAACCGAAGTCAACTTGGACGGGTTCGGCATGCGGCTTCCGGTCTCTGCGAATGGCGCAGTAAACGGTTGAGGTAGGCCAAAAAGCCTTCTAACGTCTGAATCTTAGGACAGGATTGTGGCCGGTTCGTTCACTCTAGCGCGGCTGTATCTAGGGGAATTGTATGATCAAGCATGTCTTCAGCGGCGTCGCCCTCTCCGCGATGCTGACCGTCGGAGCGATCAGCGGCGCCAATGCCGCCGACAAGGAACTCCATATCTTCAACTGGTCCGATTACATCGACACGTCGATCATTGACGATTTCACCAAGGAAACCGGCATCAAGGTCGTCTACGACGTCTATGATTCCATGGAAATCCTGGAAACCAAGATGCTCGCCGGCGGTTCGGGCTACGACATCGTCGTGCCGACGGACCGTAACCTGAAGCGCATGATCGATGTCGGCGTGTTCCAGGACCTCGACAAGTCGAAGATCCCGAACCTCTCGCATATGTGGGACGAGATCACGACCCGTCTGGCCACCTATGATCCCGGCAACAAGATCGCCGTGAACTACATGTGGGGCACCACCGGCATCGGCTACAATGTCGAGAAGATCAAGGCGGCCATGCCGGACGCGCCGGTCGACTCGATGGACATGTTCTTCAAGCCGGAAGTGGTCTCGAAGTTCAAGGATTGCGGCGTCTACATGCTGGATTCGCCGGATGACGTGATCCCGGCTGCGCTCAACTATCTGGGCCTGCCGCCCGATTCGAAGGACCCGGCCGAGATCGCCAAGGCCGGCGAACTGATCGAGAAGGTCCGTCCCTATATCCGCAAGTTCCACTCGTCCGAATATATCCAGGCGCTGGCCAATGGCGACATCTGCCTGGCCTTCGGCTATTCCGGCGACGTGATCCAGGCCCGCGCCCGCGCGACTGAAGCCAACAACAAGGTCGAAGTCGGCTACGCCATTCCGAAGGAGGGCGGCCTGCTCTGGATGGATTCGATGGCGATCCCGAAGGATGCCCCGAACCCCGAGGCGGCCTTGGCCTTCATCAACTACATCCAGAAGCCGGAAGTCATCGCCAAGGCAACGAACTATGTCGCCTATGCCAATGGCAACAAGGATTCTCAGGCCTTCGTCGACAAGGCGATCATGGAGGATCCAACGATCTATCCGCCGGCCGACGTGATGAAGAAGCTTTACACGACGACGCCGAACGATCCGAAAGTTCAACGCGTCGTGACGCGGCTCTGGACGAAGATCAAGAGCGGCACCTGAGTGGACAAAAGAGGCCCGGTCTTGTACCGGGCCTTTTCTTGACGGCATGGAACACGGGGTGGAGGCCGCATGGCTGGTAAGTCTCTCTCGACGGGCAAATCGCTGGGGCCGATCCGCAGGGCCTTTGCGCCCTGGAATGATCCGGCGGCCAAGCCGTTCATCCAGTTCCAGAACGTTACCAAGACGTTTGGCGATTTTACCGCCGTCGACGATCTCTCCCTGAACATCTACGAACGCGAGTTCTTCGCGCTGCTCGGACCGTCGGGCTGCGGCAAGACCACGCTGATGCGCATGATTGCCGGCTTCGAGGAGCCGACCAGCGGCCATGTCATGCTCGACGGCCAGGACCTGGTCGGCGTGCCGCCCTATCGCCGCCCGACCAACATGATGTTCCAGTCCTATGCGCTGTTCCCGCACATGAATGTCTGGGACAACATCGCCTTCGGCCTGAAACAGGACGGCATGCCGAAACCGGATATCACCGCGCGCGTCGACGAGATGCTGGCGCTGGTGAAGCTGGAAAAGTTCGCGAAGCGCAAGCCGCACCAGCTTTCCGGGGGCCAGAAGCAGCGCGTCGCGCTCGCCCGCTCGCTGGCCAAGAAACCCAAGGTTCTGTTGCTCGACGAGCCGCTCGGCGCGCTCGACAAGAAGCTGCGCGAGGAGACCCAGTTCGAACTGATCGACCTGCAGGTGAAGCTAGGCATGACCTTCGTCATCGTCACGCACGACCAGGAAGAGGCGATGACGGTCGCCGACCGCATCGCCGTGATGGACCAGGGCAAGATCGTCCAGATCGCCACGCCGGCGGAAATCTACGAACAGCCGAATTCGCGCTACGTCGCGGATTTCATCGGCGA encodes:
- a CDS encoding NAD(P)/FAD-dependent oxidoreductase, coding for MNKLHAPSWYAETADPTLAFPPLDGDTSADVVIVGGGYTGLSAALHLAEAGIDTILIEAEKVGWGASGRNGGQLHTGQRRDQDFLEKRLGKGAAHELWDLAEEAKALVHHLIAKHKIDAEWRPGLIETVHKQRLVDEERHYVDKLNRDYGYAPAEWIDRKQLAPMIGTDSYFGGRLDRTAGHLHPLKFAQGLARAAAKAGARIHEGTAATRLIDGATPVLETPRGRVRAETVILAGNGLLDGIDQEVETRAMPIKNFILTTEPIGAGGAGGLIPGGEAVSDSRFVVYYWRPTPDGRILFGGGETYSRTDPTDIFAFVRRHLLKIYPQLARTRIDHAWGGTLAVTVNRLPFLRKVRRGVYAASGYSGQGVALAPFGGKILAEAILGNPGKLDAFAALPCPRFPGGKLLRWPALVAGMSWYALRDRI
- a CDS encoding aspartate aminotransferase family protein, with amino-acid sequence MTKPSNATADYRARDAAHHIHAFSDMKSLNAEGSRVIVRAEGSWIWDSEGNRILDGMSGLWCVNIGHGRKEIAEAVQRQMADFSFYNTFFKSTHPPAIALAEKLAEITPPQFNRVFFVGSGSEANDTVIRMVRHYWASLGQPNKTVLIARKNAYHGSTMGGGSLGGMTSIHSQGGLPIPGIHHIAQPYWFGEGGEMSEAEFGNFAARELEKAIDEIGEDNIAAFVAEPIQGAGGVIIPPATYWPEVKRILAQRDILLVADEVITGFGRTGNWFGSETFGIEPDLMSIAKGISSGYLPIGGVMVSDKVADVLYDAGEFHHGFTYSAHPVTAAAALENLRIIEDEKLVDRVRDDIGPYLQQGWRALGDHPLVGEARMTGLMGAIELVPKKPSRAAKFADTGKVGTIARDISLANNLVMRAVRDSLIIAPPLTLSHDEADQLLASARKTLDDTQAELKRLGLL
- a CDS encoding glutamine synthetase family protein, whose amino-acid sequence is MAKRKKGTKGIEGDVRGVKSLDEARDWLKARGIEDIECVVPDQAGVARGKMMPVQKFLAGPTMSMPGSILTQTITGDYPDDDDRFESDAADQDVMFEPDLSTLCVVPWEADPTAQVIHDGYHRDGRSVETAPRQVLRRIVELYAHQGWRPVVAPELEFYLVKPNTDPDYQLEPPTGRSGRPEAARQSYSIAAINEFDDLFDDIYDFSEQQGLEIDTLIHEEGAAQMEINLLHGDPLALADQVFLFKRTIREAALRHDMYATFMAKPMSREPGSAMHIHQSVIDVETGKNIFSDADGDPTSKFFAFIGGSQKYLPAVLCMLAPYVNSYRRLVRSSSAPVNTQWGYDNRTVGLRVPNSNPAGRRLENRLPSSDANPYLAIAASLACGYLGLVEGLKVGDPVSGSANSNEIDLPRGLLEAVALFEEQEELAEIFGERFVATYGAIKRAEYETFMQVISPWEREFLLLNV
- a CDS encoding polyamine ABC transporter substrate-binding protein, which gives rise to MIKHVFSGVALSAMLTVGAISGANAADKELHIFNWSDYIDTSIIDDFTKETGIKVVYDVYDSMEILETKMLAGGSGYDIVVPTDRNLKRMIDVGVFQDLDKSKIPNLSHMWDEITTRLATYDPGNKIAVNYMWGTTGIGYNVEKIKAAMPDAPVDSMDMFFKPEVVSKFKDCGVYMLDSPDDVIPAALNYLGLPPDSKDPAEIAKAGELIEKVRPYIRKFHSSEYIQALANGDICLAFGYSGDVIQARARATEANNKVEVGYAIPKEGGLLWMDSMAIPKDAPNPEAALAFINYIQKPEVIAKATNYVAYANGNKDSQAFVDKAIMEDPTIYPPADVMKKLYTTTPNDPKVQRVVTRLWTKIKSGT
- a CDS encoding ABC transporter ATP-binding protein → MAGKSLSTGKSLGPIRRAFAPWNDPAAKPFIQFQNVTKTFGDFTAVDDLSLNIYEREFFALLGPSGCGKTTLMRMIAGFEEPTSGHVMLDGQDLVGVPPYRRPTNMMFQSYALFPHMNVWDNIAFGLKQDGMPKPDITARVDEMLALVKLEKFAKRKPHQLSGGQKQRVALARSLAKKPKVLLLDEPLGALDKKLREETQFELIDLQVKLGMTFVIVTHDQEEAMTVADRIAVMDQGKIVQIATPAEIYEQPNSRYVADFIGDINLLEGHISSTEGGVTTLDCDGTGAKVQVTQDGGAKLGDHAWFAVRPEKVAISLSPPADPSVNAVTGEVWDIAYLGDVSIYHVRLATGATVKATITNTTRLVERPITWDDKVWLTWSRDGGVVLTR